A stretch of Oxobacter pfennigii DNA encodes these proteins:
- a CDS encoding nucleotidyltransferase domain-containing protein, producing MDTEKKLAALVKIAEILNQNGITWAVGASSLLYIKGITHDFHDIDIMISENDVEKVKALLSDYETLQQRIPNAQYKSKAFLEYMIEGIEFDIIAGFTIVAEDVEHYFPLKKENIKEITFIDNMPIPLQSVEEWKTYYSLMGKIEKAQMIELHLKD from the coding sequence ATGGATACAGAAAAGAAACTAGCAGCATTAGTTAAGATTGCAGAAATTCTAAACCAAAACGGAATTACATGGGCAGTTGGGGCTTCCTCTTTATTGTATATTAAAGGCATTACACATGATTTTCATGATATAGATATTATGATTTCAGAAAATGATGTTGAAAAGGTAAAAGCACTTCTTTCTGATTATGAAACTTTACAACAAAGAATCCCTAATGCACAGTATAAGAGCAAAGCTTTTTTGGAATATATGATTGAGGGTATAGAATTTGATATTATAGCAGGCTTTACTATCGTTGCTGAGGATGTGGAACATTATTTTCCTTTGAAAAAGGAGAATATCAAAGAGATTACTTTTATTGATAACATGCCCATTCCTTTGCAGTCTGTTGAAGAATGGAAAACCTATTATTCTTTAATGGGCAAAATTGAAAAAGCTCAAATGATAGAATTGCACCTGAAAGACTAA